In one window of Motacilla alba alba isolate MOTALB_02 unplaced genomic scaffold, Motacilla_alba_V1.0_pri HiC_scaffold_28, whole genome shotgun sequence DNA:
- the LOC119696337 gene encoding olfactory receptor 14A16-like, giving the protein MSNSSSISHFLLLALADTRQLQLLHFCLLLGISLAALLGNGLIISAVACGQHLHTPMFFFLLNLALTDLGSICTTVPKAMHNSLWDTRNISYTGCVAQVFFLVFCALTEYCLLTIMCYDRYVSICKPLHYGTLLGSRACAHMAAAAWATAFLYSLLHTANTFSLPLCHGNALGQFFCEIPQILKLSCSKSYLRELGLLAVSAFLVFGCFVFIVFSYVQIFRAVLRIPSEQGRHKAFSTCLPHLAVVSLFLSTGTFAYLKPPSISSPSLDLALSVLYSVVPPALNPLIYSLRNQELKAAVWTLMTGWFQKH; this is encoded by the coding sequence atgtccaacagcagctccatcagccacttcctcctgctggcattggcagacacgcggcagctgcagctgctgcacttctgcctcttgctgggcatctccctggctgccctcctgggcaacggcctcatcatcagcgccgtagcctgcggccagcacctgcacacgcccatgttcttcttcctgctcaacctggccctcactgacctgggctccatctgcaccactgtccccaaagccatgcacaattccctctgggacaccaggaacatcTCCTACACAGGATGTGTTGCACAggtcttttttttggttttctgtgctcTAACAGAGTACTGTCTGCTGACCAtcatgtgctacgaccgctacgtgtccatctgcaaacccctgcactacgggaccctcctgggtagcagagcttgtgcccacatggcagcagctgcctgggccactGCCTTTCTCTATTCACTTCTGCACAcggccaatacattttccctgcccctgtgtcatggcaatgccctgggccagttcttctgtgaaatcccacagatcctcaagctctcctgctccaaatcctACCTCAGGGAACTTGGGCTTCTTGCTGTTAGTGCCTTTTTGgtatttggttgttttgtgttcatagttttctcctatgtgcagatcttcagggctgtgctgaggatcccctctgagcagggacggcacaaagccttttccacctgcctccctcatcTGGCCGTGGTCTCTCTGTTCCTCAGCACTGGCACATTTGCCTACCTGAAGCCCCCGtccatctcctccccatccctggatctggccctgtcagttctgtactcggTGGTACCTCCAGCCCTGAAtcccctcatctacagcctgaggaaccaggagctcaaggctgcagtgtggacacTGATGACTGGATGgtttcagaaacattaa